In the Arthrobacter sp. SLBN-100 genome, ACCGACGCTCCTGAATCAGACGGCTGCACCCGCGTTCGGCCCCGACTCCGGTGCCCACGACATGAAGAAAGTCATACTATGCCTCACGATGTCCTCATTTTCGACGCCTTGCGCACACCACGTGGTCGCGCCCGCAACGGCTCACTCCATTCGGTCAAGCCGGTAACACTGACCACTGGCCTGCTGGATGCGACATTGAGTCGGAACCCGCAACTCGACCCGACCCGCATCGACGATCTGATCCTGGGGTGCGTCAGCCCGCTGAGGGATCAAGGCGCCGACATCGCTCGAACTGCAGTACTGGCTGCAGGTCTGCCGGAGACGATTGCCGGGGTACAGATGAACCGCTTCTGCGCATCAGGCCTCGAAGCTGTCAACACCGCGGCACAGAAAATCGCCTCAGGATGGGAGTCTCTGGTGCTGGCGGGCGGCGTAGAGAGCATGACCCGCGTCCCGATGAGCTCGGACGGAGGCGCATGGGCCAACGATCCCGAGACCAATCTGGCCACCGGATTCGTCCCGCAGGGAATCGGCGCCGACCTCATCGCCACCCTCGCCGGATGGGGCAGGCATGATGTCGACGCATTCGCCGTCGAATCACAGACGAGAGCCGCCAAGGCGTGGGCCGACAGCGCGTTCAACAAGAGCATCGTCCCTGTGCGCGACCGCAACGGGGTCGTCATTCTCGACAAGGACGAGCACATGCGACCGGACACGACGATAGACGATCTC is a window encoding:
- a CDS encoding acetyl-CoA C-acetyltransferase, producing the protein MPHDVLIFDALRTPRGRARNGSLHSVKPVTLTTGLLDATLSRNPQLDPTRIDDLILGCVSPLRDQGADIARTAVLAAGLPETIAGVQMNRFCASGLEAVNTAAQKIASGWESLVLAGGVESMTRVPMSSDGGAWANDPETNLATGFVPQGIGADLIATLAGWGRHDVDAFAVESQTRAAKAWADSAFNKSIVPVRDRNGVVILDKDEHMRPDTTIDDLARLKPAFANMGAAGFDAVALQKYHWLENIDHMHTGGNSSGIVDGAALVVLGNDSIARELGLRPRGRIVSTAVTGSDPTLMLTGPAPASRKALAAAALRPEDIDLWEINEAFASVALRFMQDMDISHEQVNVNGGAIALGHPLGATGAMLVGTILDELERRDLHRGLVTLCVGGGMGIATIIERI